Proteins encoded within one genomic window of Paramisgurnus dabryanus chromosome 11, PD_genome_1.1, whole genome shotgun sequence:
- the cbwd gene encoding zinc-regulated GTPase metalloprotein activator 1 gives MEEDDECPELVPIKENTGPTAQIPVTIITGYLGAGKTTLLNYILTEQHNKRIAVILNEFGEGSALEKSLAVSQAGELYEEWLELRNGCLCCSVKDNGLKAIENLMEKKGKFDYILLETTGLADPGAVASMFWVDAELGSDVYLDGIVTVIDAKYGMQHITEEKPDGLINEAARQIALADLTIINKTDLVHEAELGQLRDAVRSINGLAKILETQKSRVDLSEVLDLHSFDTKDGVRLAEKMQLVRKNQPHLDKTMLTITFEVQGNVSEELLNTFIQNLLWEKSFKNKAGLSMIVIRLKGIISLQAKQKKVMLQGVHELYEMDDTTELWADHEPRINRLIFIGRNLDGEILKKEFMSVLSNKHSMD, from the exons ATGGAGGAAGATGATGAATGTCCGGAGTTAGTTCCCATTAAGGAGAATACCGGACCCACAGCTCAGATACCTGTTACTATCATCACTGGATACTTGG GTGCTGGAAAGACGACGCTTTTAAACTACATATTAACAGAGCAGCATAATAAACGTATTGCCGTAATACTCAATGAATTTGGTGAAG GCAGTGCTTTGGAGAAATCTCTAGCTGTAAGTCAAGCTGGAGAGCTTTATGAAGAGTGGCTGGAGCTGAGAAACGGCTGTCTCTGCTGTTCTGTAAA AGACAATGGGTTAAAAGCCATTGAAAATCTAATGGAAAAGAAAGGAAAATTTGACTACATTCTTCTTGAGACAACTGGTTTGGCAGATCCAG GAGCTGTCGCATCCATGTTCTGGGTTGATGCTGAATTAGGAAGTGACGTTTACCTTGACG GTATTGTTACTGTCATTGATGCTAAATATGGAATGCAG CACATAACAGAGGAGAAGCCAGACGGTCTGATCAATGAGGCTGCTAG GCAGATAGCACTTGCTGATCTGACCATCATCAATAAGACCGATCTGGTGCATGAGGCTGAGCTGGGACAGCTCAGAGATGCAGTGAG ATCAATTAATGGGCTTGCAAAAATTTTGGAGACACAAAAATCAAG GGTTGATCTGTCTGAAGTGTTAGATTTGCATTCTTTTGACACCAAAGATGGAGTAag GCTCGCTGAAAAGATGCAGCTGGTGAGAAAAAACCAACCACATCTAGACAAG aCTATGCTGACGATAACATTTGAAGTACAAGGCAACGTTTCGGAGGAGCTATTAAATACATTCATTCAG AACCTTCTATGGGAGAAGTCCTTTAAGAACAAAGCAGGCTTGTCAATGATCGTTATTCGATTAAAG GGGATCATTTCCCTTCAGGCGAAACAGAAGAAAGTAATGTTGCAGGGAGTGCATGAGCTTTATGAAATGGATGACACTACAGAATTATGGGCAGATCACGAACCAAGAATCAACAGACTCATCTTCATAG GTCGAAATCTTGATGGGGAAATTCTGAAGAAAGAGTTCATGTCTGTTTTGTCAAATAAACACAGCATGGATTAG